One Mycolicibacterium fallax genomic window, CCGCGCCCCGTCGGTCAGCGGCCGGTCCCACTCCGATCGCGGCGCCACCGCCCAGTCCACCGCGACCGCGACGCCCTTGTCGGGCACCCCGAGCCGGTCCAGCACCGCGGCGACGGTGGCCGAGTCGTCGACCTCCATCTCCTCGTCGTTGACAATCAGCTTCATTGCCTCATCCCTCCAGTTCCTCGGCGATCCGCTGGGCCGCCCACGGCGCCAGCAGAAAACCGTTGCGGCCGAGTCCGGTGGCCGCCAGTGTCGTCGCATCGAGCCTGCCGACCACCGGCAGGTTGTCCGGGGTCATCGGCCGCAGCCCGGCCGCCGCCTCGGCGAACTCGTAGTCACCGAGCCCGGGCATCACCGTGCAGGCGTCCTCCAGCAGGTCGCGCACCCCGCTCACGGCCGGCGCGGTGTCCCGGCCGTGCTCGTACTGGGTGGCTCCGATCACCACGCCGTCGGCGCGCGGCACCAGGTACAGCGGCCGGCCGTGCACCCGGGCGCGGACCACCCGGGTGGGCACCGCCATGCTGCCGGGCCTGCGCCGCAGCCGCAGCACCTCGCCCTTGACCGGCCGGATCGGCAGGCCCGGCCACAGCGCGGGGGCGTCGATGCCGTTGGCGATCACCCGCTGGTCGGCATCGGCGGTGTCGGACAGTTCGGCGACCGGCGGCGCCCAAAGCACCCCGAGTCGTTCGCAGTCGGCGGCCAGTGCCGCGACGACGCCGCGGTTGTCGACGGCCAGTTCGGTGCCGGCCAGGAAGCCGTGCCGAATGTGCCGGGCCAGCATCGGTTCCAGGTCGCGGGCGGCGGTGGTGGCGGCCACCGGCTGGCCCTGGTCGGCCAGCCACTGCCGCACGGTGGCGAGGTCGGCGACATCGGCCGGGTCGACGGCGACCACCAGGGATTCGTGCGCGGTGACGATCTCGGCGGGCAGCCCGTCGCGGTAGCTGCCGGGGCCCTCGGCGCGCCACAGCGCCAGCGATTCCAGGCCGATCCGCAGCTGCTGGTCCTCACCGGGCCAGCCCTCGCTGTGCGGAGCGAGCATGCCGCCGGCGACCCAGGACGCACCGGGCGCCTCGGTGCGGTGCACCCGCACCGCCCAGCCCAGCCGCAGCGCCTGCCGCGCCACCGAAAGTCCGATCACCCCGCCGCCGATCACGGCCAGCGTCGGCGTCCCGACCATGGTGTGAACTCCCTTCCGCAGGCTGCCGATTCAGCCTACTTCGTGCAACCGACCACCCCGGCGACGGCCGCGGGCCACCGGCGGACCGCGGTTTTGCCGCCCGCCGCCCGCGGCAACCGCCGGTAGGTTCTCCCCCGTGCGGCAACGAATTCTCGCCCTGACGATGCTGGTGCTGGCCGGGATCGCCGGCTGGCTGGCCACCCGGACCAACCCGCACTACGCCGAGCCCGTGGCGGGGCTGCCGTCCCGCGGCACACTGCTGCCCCTGGCCGGGGTGCTCGTCGCGCTGGCCGGGGTCTGCCTGGCCGCGGCGCTCGGCGCCCGCCGGCGCCCGGCCCC contains:
- the thiO gene encoding glycine oxidase ThiO; the protein is MVGTPTLAVIGGGVIGLSVARQALRLGWAVRVHRTEAPGASWVAGGMLAPHSEGWPGEDQQLRIGLESLALWRAEGPGSYRDGLPAEIVTAHESLVVAVDPADVADLATVRQWLADQGQPVAATTAARDLEPMLARHIRHGFLAGTELAVDNRGVVAALAADCERLGVLWAPPVAELSDTADADQRVIANGIDAPALWPGLPIRPVKGEVLRLRRRPGSMAVPTRVVRARVHGRPLYLVPRADGVVIGATQYEHGRDTAPAVSGVRDLLEDACTVMPGLGDYEFAEAAAGLRPMTPDNLPVVGRLDATTLAATGLGRNGFLLAPWAAQRIAEELEG
- the thiS gene encoding sulfur carrier protein ThiS, whose amino-acid sequence is MKLIVNDEEMEVDDSATVAAVLDRLGVPDKGVAVAVDWAVAPRSEWDRPLTDGARVEVLTAVQGG